A genomic region of Paralichthys olivaceus isolate ysfri-2021 chromosome 18, ASM2471397v2, whole genome shotgun sequence contains the following coding sequences:
- the stbd1 gene encoding uncharacterized protein stbd1 translates to MPLKNGNSVGLERRMDLASLFCMIGRHGPAVALAVIAMVSVLVGFIIYRNVRGKKRRKATAAAGDGDGESPGAQRDASGASPGDPLSSSVESTDGSDEVSSETKDDADLSQRDLNLRHRRSPAAETKPSSYSPAESDEHARAPDSEAVTVVHDSYEEAEKCAEEATHNLTCDATTVAGMKVESATDDRVREDVNEGVHGNEGCWTEPVLIHDERHEEVEKVFEAEDQDDESETIDEEEHQVCFVQTLRMSGDDDDVEDRRQDNEATPETNGVEAGVNVPSIRIEDVSVCCVCYGKDEFEEENHHQDGIDDSNHSSYHFSPEEEKENVGEEAEEEFVDQQFVPQPDEICPSTCEQEPNQIEPKNKNNGLMNDQGNGVLPTVADEAREETRTSDDAVARGEEHDGSGVVLGSSLHRLNEPVQVDNHDDPSGINTNAETQISGVVDSLESRSDCQQTQSEENEEETVKRLDKDTDLTVSGSDVPSLQEELYNLRRNIILAEKISQPQVLKIKKIFAATGAAVCDNDTITTSAICEELSHPDTLALSQDQESHRMQNTSRDLNPPRWQPPLRSFEQSELRDQDEGSVWSPGFGAESGISSMTASPDLQDAGDEFGETIENIIFPQLDCDPQSEEGTETQNSLYVAVSVITEDTAGTMFGPHPSLLSHQPHSEQPDEAQDDSLADNEDTFGHEIEDSYHRALEQVMFQISATSVNTTEELRIQTDVKAVVEVVQIKEKKEDVRAAKKMETEAETEKEDDYEKTEISIMEATMDNNEWITDSNYQVLPWMNITVPSFSQDHKNAAQPPTDAHSSSLTDVSRVDTDSAASADVKQTSTLAAADENTENNKKVVAVQPMPQNVNVTFRIHYLTHSPYQTVAVTGNQQELGNWKDFIPLEKAKDGQWAMVVSLPAESHVEWKFVLVEKGEVCRWEECGNRLLDTGYGDELTVHKWWGLL, encoded by the exons ATGCCGCTGAAGAACGGCAACAGCGTGGGTCTGGAGAGACGCATGGACCTGGCCTCGCTCTTCTGCATGATCGGTCGCCACGGACCCGCCGTGGCTCTGGCCGTGATCGCGATGGTGTCGGTGCTGGTGGGTTTCATCATCTACCGGAACGTGAGGGGGAAGAAGCGGAGGAAGGCCACGGCCGCAGCCGGGGACGGCGACGGCGAGAGCCCCGGAGCGCAGAGGGACGCGTCGGGGGCGAGTCCCGGGGATCCACTCAGCTCCTCCGTGGAGTCAACAG ATGGGAGCGATGAAGTTTCGTCAGAGACGAAGGACGACGCTGATCTATCCCAACGTGATCTGAATCTCAGGCATCGTCgttctcctgctgctgaaacTAAACCTTCTTCTTATTCTCCGGCTGAGAGCGACGAGCACGCACGTGCACCCGACTCAGAGGCCGTGACAGTTGTGCACGACTCTTACGAAGAAGCAGAGAAGTGCGCAGAGGAGGCCACTCACAACCTGACATGTGATGCGACCACGGTGGCTGGAATGAAGGTGGAGAGCGCAACAGATGACAGAGTTAGAGAAGACGTCAACGAGGGGGTCCATGGTAACGAAGGCTGCTGGACGGAGCCTGTGTTGATTCACGATGAGCGACATGAGGAGGTTGAGAAG GTGTTTGAGGCCGAGGATCAGGACGATGAGAGTGAGACCATAGACGAGGAGGAACATCAAGTCTGCTTCGTCCAGACCCTTCGTATGAGTGGTGATGACGATGATGTTGAAGATAGACGACAAGATAACGAAGCTACACCGGAGACAAATGGAGTGGAGGCCGGCGTGAATGTACCCTCCATTCGTATCGAAGATGTGTCCGTCTGTTGTGTCTGTTACGGCAAAGACGAGTTTGAAGAAGAGAATCACCATCAAGATGGTATTGACGACAGTAATCATTCCAGTTATCACTTCTCtccagaggaagaaaaggaaaatgtgggTGAGGAGGCTGAAGAAGAGTTTGTAGACCAACAGTTCGTTCCTCAACCAGACGAAATCTGTCCCTCGACTTGTGAACAGGAACCAAACCAGATtgaaccaaaaaataaaaataatggtCTCATGAATGATCAAGGGAATGGAGTCCTCCCCACCGTGGCTGATGAAGCGAGAGAGGAAACCAGAACTAGCGATGACGCTGTCGCCCGTGGTGAAGAACATGACGGTTCAGGTGTGGTACTCGGCTCTTCTCTACATCGTTTGAACGAGCCAGTGCAGGTTGATAATCACGACGATCCGTCAGGTATCAACACTAATGCAGAAACTCAAATCTCAGGCGTCGTGGATTCCTTGGAATCGAGATCGGActgtcaacaaacacaaagtgaagaGAATGAAGAGGAAACCGTCAAACGTCTGGATAAAGACACAGATCTGACTGTTTCTGGATCCGACGTACCATCGCTCCAGGAAGAACTTTATAACTTAAGAAGGAACATAATACTGGCAGAAAAAATCTCTCAACCCCAAgtgttaaaaattaaaaagatttttgCTGCGACTGGTGCAGCTGTTTGCGATAACGATACGATTACCACATCTGCGATTTGTGAAGAATTATCTCACCCTGACACGTTGGCTCTATCCCAAGACCAAGAAAGTCACCGAATGCAAAATACAAGTCGGGACCTTAACCCTCCCAGGTGGCAGCCTCCCTTACGGTCTTTCGAGCAAAGTGAGCTGAGGGATCAGGACGAGGGCAGCGTGTGGTCTCCTGGGTTTGGAGCAGAGAGCGGGATTTCAAGCATGACCGCCAGTCCTGATTTGCAAGATGCTGGTGACGAGTTTGGCGAGACcatagaaaatataatatttccACAACTGGATTGTGATCCACAGTCAGAAGAAGGGACAGAGACTCAAAACAGCCTCTATGTTGCTGTTTCTGTCATTACAGAAGATACAGCAGGTACGATGTTCGGGCCTCACCCATCACTTCTCTCCCATCAGCCCCACAGTGAGCAACCGGATGAGGCCCAGGACGACTCGCTTGCAGACAACGAGGACACGTTTGGTCATGAGATCGAGGACAGTTACCACAGAGCACTGGAGCAGGTTATGTTCCAGATCTCAGCAACTTCAGTGAACACGACCGAGGAGCTGAGGATTCAGACCGATGTGAAGGCTGTTGTTGAGGTTGTACAGAtcaaggagaagaaggaagacGTGAGAGCTgcaaagaaaatggaaacagaGGCAGAGACGGAGAAAGAAGACGACTATGAGAAGACTGAAATCAGTATCATGGAAGCGACTATGGACAATAACGAGTGGATCACGGACAGTAACTACCAAGTCCTCCCCTGGATGAACATTACTGTCCCATCCTTTTCCCAAGACCACAAAAACGCCGCTCAGCCCCCCACTGACGCTCACAGCTCTTCTCTCACCGATGTTTCACGTGTAGATACAGATTCTGCAGCTTCAGCTGACGTCAAACAAACCAGCACGCTCGCTGCTGCTGACGAAAATAcggaaaacaacaaaaaggttGTGGCCGTCCAGCCCATGCCCCAGAATGTTAACGTGACGTTCCGCATCCACTATCTCACCCACTCGCCGTACCAGACGGTGGCCGTCACAGGAAACCAGCAGGAGCTGGGGAACTGGAAGGATTTCATCCCGCTGGAGAAGGCCAAGGACGGGCAGTGGGCCATGGTTGTCAGCCTCCCTGCAGAGAGCCATGTGGAGTGGAAGTTTGTGCTGGTGGAAAAGGGTGAGGTGTGTCGATGGGAGGAGTGTGGAAACCGGCTTCTTGACACAGGCTACGGAGATGAGCTGACTGTGCACAAGTGGTGGGGGTTGTTGTAG